A genomic segment from Nicotiana tabacum cultivar K326 chromosome 7, ASM71507v2, whole genome shotgun sequence encodes:
- the LOC107792076 gene encoding leucine-rich repeat receptor protein kinase HPCA1-like isoform X1, with protein sequence MMEMGSRSQVFLLIFASQILAILGQTNSNDATALFAIKSSWNNLPPNWEGSDPCGSSWEGIICNDSRVTSIKLSGMGLEGNQFGDLSSLTALQILDLSNNVGLKGTLPSSIGNLKNLTTLILVGCSFFGQIPESIGSLQQLVFISLTSNSFTGSIPPSIGNLSKLSWLDLSDNKLSGTIPVSKGSTPGLDWLVNTRHLHLSKNQLSGRIQSQLFSPNMKLKHVILDHNQLMGEIPESLGSLQNLEILRLDWNSLSGSVPSNLTNITSLNELYLSSNNLNGSIPDLTGMNLLTYVGMSNNSFNASGIPQWLTSLPQLKTIYMEDTALQEQIPVDLFSLPNLETIGLANNNLSGTLDIGTRYGNNLTLDLRNNSIKDFTQKTEYNMNISLSGNPICDGTGATAKYCSVQISNDSFSSSLTCPEMSCSSDKTLSPTCKCLYPFTGTLHFFSLSFSNLENSSYFTTLAGSMMSAFLSNGLPVDSVSLSDPTVDVYSYLQIEAQIFPSTQNSFNRTSISSIGFLLNRNPFQLQYFGPFFFTSESYCCFADKMKKSSHTGIIVGASVGGAVLVLLTLCAGLYAFHQRKIAKRAGHSSNPFETWDRDKSGAVPQLKGARWFSFEEIRKCTNNFSESNCIGSGGYGKVYKGTLTAGEVVAIKRAQHGSMQGAFEFKTEIELLSRIHHKNVVKLVGFCYEQGEQMLVYEYISKGTLRESLSVKPKIQLYWTRRLRIALDAARGLAYLHELADPPIIHRDVKSNNILLDDHLTAKVADFGLSLLKDDDKGHVTTQVKGTLGYLDPEYYMSQQLTEKSDVYSYGVVLLELITARAPIERGKHIVRLVAETRYDSKDNSKLYQLIDPRIGPGSKLEGADRLFTLGMRCVNESGAERPSMGEVVKEIENIIELASLTKYTDEALTSTSFEDTTQVSLDDFYNDKAFDYSGKFPDVGVRNTTGSY encoded by the exons ATGATGGAAATGGGTTCAAGAAGTCAGGTCTTCCTCCTAATTTTTGCATCCCAAATTCTGGCTATACTGGGACAAACAAACAGCAATGATG CCACTGCACTATTTGCTATCAAATCTAGCTGGAATAACTTGCCACCAAATTGGGAGGGGTCAGATCCTTGCGGTAGCAGCTGGGAAGGAATTATCTGTAATGATTCGCGTGTAACCTCGAT AAAGTTATCAGGCATGGGCTTGGAAGGCAATCAGTTTGGAGATCTTTCATCATTAACTGCATTGCAGATATT GGACCTCTCGAATAATGTTGGACTGAAAGGAACTCTTCCATCAtcaattggaaatttgaagaatttgacaACTTT AATCTTAGTTGGTTGCAGCTTCTTTGGTCAAATTCCAGAATCAATTGGTTCTCTGCAGCAGCTGGTCTTTAT ATCTCTAACTTCTAACAGCTTCACTGGGTCAATTCCACCATCAATTGGCAATTTATCTAAGTTGTCATGGCTTGATCTTAGTGACAATAAACTTAGTGGTACCATCCCAGTCTCAAAGGGCTCAACACCTGGTTTGGATTGGCTGGTTAATACCAGACACCT TCACTTGTCGAAAAATCAGCTCTCTGGCCGTATTCAATCTCAACTCTTCAGTCCAAACATGAAGCTGAAACATGT GATTTTAGATCACAACCAACTGATGGGAGAAATTCCAGAGAGTCTGGGAAGTCTGCAGAACTTAGAAATTTT GCGGCTGGACTGGAACTCCCTCAGTGGATCTGTCCCTTCCAACCTCACCAACATTACAAGTCTCAATGAGCT GTATTTATCCAGTAACAATCTCAATGGATCAATTCCTGACCTTACAGGAATGAACTTGCTAACCTATGT GGGCATGAGCAACAATAGTTTCAATGCATCAGGCATCCCACAATGGTTAACAAGCCTCCCACAGTTGAAAACAAT ATATATGGAGGACACAGCACTGCAAGAACAAATCCCTGTTGATTTATTTAGCCTTCCTAACTTGGAGACTAT AGGATTAGCCAACAACAATCTCAGTGGAACATTGGACATTGGGACCAGATATGGGAATAATTTAACACTTGATTTACGAAATAATTCTATCAAGGACTTCACTCAGAAAACAGAATACAATATGAATATATC GCTTTCTGGAAACCCTATTTGTGATGGAACAGGAGCAACAGCCAAATACTGTTCAGTTCAGATTTCCAATGATTCCTTCTCCTCATCTCTGACTTGTCCAGAAATGTCTTGCAGTTCAGACAAAACACTAAGTCCTACATGCAAATGTTTATATCCATTCACTGGGACACTGCATTTCTTTTCCTTGTCCTTCTCAAATTTAGAGAACTCGAGCTACTTTACAACCCTTGCTGGCTCTATGATGTCTGCCTTTTTGTCCAATGGGCTTCCTGTGGATTCAGTTTCTCTAAGTGATCCAACGGTTGATGTTTATTCATATCTTCAAATTGAAGCACAAATCTTTCCTTCAACGCAGAACAGTTTCAATCGAACATCAATTTCTTCCATTGGTTTCCTGCTTAACCGGAATCCTTTCCAACTCCAATATTTTGGACCCTTCTTCTTTACTTCTGAAAGCTATTGTTGCTTTGCAG ACAAAATGAAGAAGTCATCACATACTGGCATCATTGTTGGAGCATCGGTTGGTGGTGCAGTGCTTGTTCTTTTAACACTTTGTGCTGGTCTTTATGCTTTTCACCAGAGAAAGATAGCAAAAAGAGCTGGTCATAGCAGTAATCCTTTTG AAACTTGGGACCGTGATAAGAGTGGTGCTGTTCCACAACTTAAAGGAGCGAGATGGTTCTCATTTGAAGAGATCAGGAAGTGCACAAACAATTTTTCAGAATCTAACTGCATTGGATCTGGGGGCTATGGGAAG GTCTACAAAGGAACTCTTACTGCTGGGGAGGTAGTTGCAATTAAAAGAGCACAACATGGATCAATGCAGGGAGCATTTGAGTTCAAAACAGAGATTGAACTATTGTCAAGAATTCATCATAAGAATGTTGTAAAACTGGTTGGATTTTGTTATGAGCAAGGCGAGCAAATGCTGGTCTATGAGTACATTTCAAAGGGTACACTAAGGGAAAGTCTCTCAG TCAAGCCAAAAATCCAATTGTATTGGACAAGGAGACTTAGGATAGCCCTTGATGCTGCTAGAGGTTTGGCATACTTGCATGAGCTTGCAGATCCTCCCATAATACACAGGGATGTTAAGTCGAATAACATCTTGCTGGATGACCATTTAACTGCTAAAGTTGCTGATTTTGGCCTATCACTTCTGAAAGACGATGACAAGGGACATGTCACCACTCAAGTCAAAGGTACATTG GGGTACTTGGATCCTGAATATTACATGAGCCAACAGTTGACCGAGAAAAGTGATGTATATAGCTATGGAGTGGTGTTGCTTGAGCTGATAACTGCAAGAGCTCCAATAGAACGAGGAAAACACATTGTGAGACTGGTTGCAGAGACCAGATATGATTCAAAAGATAACAGCAAGCTCTACCAATTAATAGATCCAAGAATAGGTCCAGGTTCAAAACTCGAAGGTGCTGATAGACTATTTACATTGGGAATGAGATGTGTTAATGAATCCGGGGCCGAGAGGCCTTCCATGGGTGAGGTTGTAAAAGAAATTGAGAATATCATTGAACTGGCCAGCTTGACCAAGTATACAGATGAAGCCCTCACTTCAACTAGCTTTGAAGACACAACTCAAGTCAGTCTTGACGATTTTTATAATGACAAGGCTTTTGATTATAGTGGTAAATTTCCTGATGTTGGCGTGCGGAACACCACTGGAAGTTACTAA
- the LOC107792076 gene encoding leucine-rich repeat receptor protein kinase HPCA1-like isoform X2 has protein sequence MGLEGNQFGDLSSLTALQILDLSNNVGLKGTLPSSIGNLKNLTTLILVGCSFFGQIPESIGSLQQLVFISLTSNSFTGSIPPSIGNLSKLSWLDLSDNKLSGTIPVSKGSTPGLDWLVNTRHLHLSKNQLSGRIQSQLFSPNMKLKHVILDHNQLMGEIPESLGSLQNLEILRLDWNSLSGSVPSNLTNITSLNELYLSSNNLNGSIPDLTGMNLLTYVGMSNNSFNASGIPQWLTSLPQLKTIYMEDTALQEQIPVDLFSLPNLETIGLANNNLSGTLDIGTRYGNNLTLDLRNNSIKDFTQKTEYNMNISLSGNPICDGTGATAKYCSVQISNDSFSSSLTCPEMSCSSDKTLSPTCKCLYPFTGTLHFFSLSFSNLENSSYFTTLAGSMMSAFLSNGLPVDSVSLSDPTVDVYSYLQIEAQIFPSTQNSFNRTSISSIGFLLNRNPFQLQYFGPFFFTSESYCCFADKMKKSSHTGIIVGASVGGAVLVLLTLCAGLYAFHQRKIAKRAGHSSNPFETWDRDKSGAVPQLKGARWFSFEEIRKCTNNFSESNCIGSGGYGKVYKGTLTAGEVVAIKRAQHGSMQGAFEFKTEIELLSRIHHKNVVKLVGFCYEQGEQMLVYEYISKGTLRESLSVKPKIQLYWTRRLRIALDAARGLAYLHELADPPIIHRDVKSNNILLDDHLTAKVADFGLSLLKDDDKGHVTTQVKGTLGYLDPEYYMSQQLTEKSDVYSYGVVLLELITARAPIERGKHIVRLVAETRYDSKDNSKLYQLIDPRIGPGSKLEGADRLFTLGMRCVNESGAERPSMGEVVKEIENIIELASLTKYTDEALTSTSFEDTTQVSLDDFYNDKAFDYSGKFPDVGVRNTTGSY, from the exons ATGGGCTTGGAAGGCAATCAGTTTGGAGATCTTTCATCATTAACTGCATTGCAGATATT GGACCTCTCGAATAATGTTGGACTGAAAGGAACTCTTCCATCAtcaattggaaatttgaagaatttgacaACTTT AATCTTAGTTGGTTGCAGCTTCTTTGGTCAAATTCCAGAATCAATTGGTTCTCTGCAGCAGCTGGTCTTTAT ATCTCTAACTTCTAACAGCTTCACTGGGTCAATTCCACCATCAATTGGCAATTTATCTAAGTTGTCATGGCTTGATCTTAGTGACAATAAACTTAGTGGTACCATCCCAGTCTCAAAGGGCTCAACACCTGGTTTGGATTGGCTGGTTAATACCAGACACCT TCACTTGTCGAAAAATCAGCTCTCTGGCCGTATTCAATCTCAACTCTTCAGTCCAAACATGAAGCTGAAACATGT GATTTTAGATCACAACCAACTGATGGGAGAAATTCCAGAGAGTCTGGGAAGTCTGCAGAACTTAGAAATTTT GCGGCTGGACTGGAACTCCCTCAGTGGATCTGTCCCTTCCAACCTCACCAACATTACAAGTCTCAATGAGCT GTATTTATCCAGTAACAATCTCAATGGATCAATTCCTGACCTTACAGGAATGAACTTGCTAACCTATGT GGGCATGAGCAACAATAGTTTCAATGCATCAGGCATCCCACAATGGTTAACAAGCCTCCCACAGTTGAAAACAAT ATATATGGAGGACACAGCACTGCAAGAACAAATCCCTGTTGATTTATTTAGCCTTCCTAACTTGGAGACTAT AGGATTAGCCAACAACAATCTCAGTGGAACATTGGACATTGGGACCAGATATGGGAATAATTTAACACTTGATTTACGAAATAATTCTATCAAGGACTTCACTCAGAAAACAGAATACAATATGAATATATC GCTTTCTGGAAACCCTATTTGTGATGGAACAGGAGCAACAGCCAAATACTGTTCAGTTCAGATTTCCAATGATTCCTTCTCCTCATCTCTGACTTGTCCAGAAATGTCTTGCAGTTCAGACAAAACACTAAGTCCTACATGCAAATGTTTATATCCATTCACTGGGACACTGCATTTCTTTTCCTTGTCCTTCTCAAATTTAGAGAACTCGAGCTACTTTACAACCCTTGCTGGCTCTATGATGTCTGCCTTTTTGTCCAATGGGCTTCCTGTGGATTCAGTTTCTCTAAGTGATCCAACGGTTGATGTTTATTCATATCTTCAAATTGAAGCACAAATCTTTCCTTCAACGCAGAACAGTTTCAATCGAACATCAATTTCTTCCATTGGTTTCCTGCTTAACCGGAATCCTTTCCAACTCCAATATTTTGGACCCTTCTTCTTTACTTCTGAAAGCTATTGTTGCTTTGCAG ACAAAATGAAGAAGTCATCACATACTGGCATCATTGTTGGAGCATCGGTTGGTGGTGCAGTGCTTGTTCTTTTAACACTTTGTGCTGGTCTTTATGCTTTTCACCAGAGAAAGATAGCAAAAAGAGCTGGTCATAGCAGTAATCCTTTTG AAACTTGGGACCGTGATAAGAGTGGTGCTGTTCCACAACTTAAAGGAGCGAGATGGTTCTCATTTGAAGAGATCAGGAAGTGCACAAACAATTTTTCAGAATCTAACTGCATTGGATCTGGGGGCTATGGGAAG GTCTACAAAGGAACTCTTACTGCTGGGGAGGTAGTTGCAATTAAAAGAGCACAACATGGATCAATGCAGGGAGCATTTGAGTTCAAAACAGAGATTGAACTATTGTCAAGAATTCATCATAAGAATGTTGTAAAACTGGTTGGATTTTGTTATGAGCAAGGCGAGCAAATGCTGGTCTATGAGTACATTTCAAAGGGTACACTAAGGGAAAGTCTCTCAG TCAAGCCAAAAATCCAATTGTATTGGACAAGGAGACTTAGGATAGCCCTTGATGCTGCTAGAGGTTTGGCATACTTGCATGAGCTTGCAGATCCTCCCATAATACACAGGGATGTTAAGTCGAATAACATCTTGCTGGATGACCATTTAACTGCTAAAGTTGCTGATTTTGGCCTATCACTTCTGAAAGACGATGACAAGGGACATGTCACCACTCAAGTCAAAGGTACATTG GGGTACTTGGATCCTGAATATTACATGAGCCAACAGTTGACCGAGAAAAGTGATGTATATAGCTATGGAGTGGTGTTGCTTGAGCTGATAACTGCAAGAGCTCCAATAGAACGAGGAAAACACATTGTGAGACTGGTTGCAGAGACCAGATATGATTCAAAAGATAACAGCAAGCTCTACCAATTAATAGATCCAAGAATAGGTCCAGGTTCAAAACTCGAAGGTGCTGATAGACTATTTACATTGGGAATGAGATGTGTTAATGAATCCGGGGCCGAGAGGCCTTCCATGGGTGAGGTTGTAAAAGAAATTGAGAATATCATTGAACTGGCCAGCTTGACCAAGTATACAGATGAAGCCCTCACTTCAACTAGCTTTGAAGACACAACTCAAGTCAGTCTTGACGATTTTTATAATGACAAGGCTTTTGATTATAGTGGTAAATTTCCTGATGTTGGCGTGCGGAACACCACTGGAAGTTACTAA